Proteins encoded by one window of Geobacter sp. DSM 9736:
- the bioF gene encoding 8-amino-7-oxononanoate synthase, with amino-acid sequence MPSFAEELRILCEKGLYRSMRRVEGSQRSRVSIGGQEALLFCSNNYLGLADHPKLKEAAISAVERYGTGSGAARLVSGTMALHEELEARLAAFKGTEAALVFNSGYAANTGIIPALVGRGDIIFSDRLNHASIVDGAILSRSRLLRYPHNDISALRRLLVENWTTGRRLIVTDGVFSMDGDVAKLEELVAVKHEFDALLMVDDAHGTGVLGAGGRGSVELSGNLGGEIDIQMGTLGKALGSFGAYVASSREIIDYLTNKARSFIFSTSLPPAALAASLAALDLVDSTEGETLRLRLANNALLFRALLNEKGFCTMGSETQIVPVFVGEAETTMEFTRLLLDEGIFVQGIRPPTVPAGSCRLRCTLMATHTERDIHEAAAAIEKVGRSLRVI; translated from the coding sequence GTGCCGAGTTTTGCTGAAGAGCTTCGCATACTTTGCGAAAAAGGGTTATACCGGAGCATGCGCCGGGTGGAGGGGAGCCAGAGGAGCCGCGTTTCGATAGGGGGGCAGGAGGCGCTTCTTTTCTGCTCGAACAATTATCTAGGGCTTGCTGATCACCCCAAACTCAAAGAGGCAGCGATCAGTGCCGTTGAGCGCTATGGTACCGGCAGCGGAGCTGCTCGCCTTGTCTCCGGAACAATGGCGCTTCACGAGGAGCTTGAGGCACGGCTGGCAGCGTTCAAGGGGACAGAGGCGGCTCTTGTCTTTAATTCAGGATATGCAGCGAATACCGGCATCATTCCCGCGCTTGTCGGACGTGGGGATATAATTTTCTCCGATCGCCTTAATCACGCAAGCATAGTAGATGGTGCGATTCTGTCCCGTTCACGCCTCCTGCGATACCCGCACAACGACATTTCGGCTCTTCGGCGCTTGCTCGTGGAAAACTGGACGACCGGGCGCCGACTTATCGTCACCGACGGCGTTTTCAGCATGGATGGAGACGTGGCCAAGCTCGAGGAACTCGTAGCTGTAAAGCATGAGTTCGATGCTTTGCTGATGGTTGACGATGCCCACGGTACGGGCGTCCTCGGGGCCGGCGGCAGGGGGAGCGTGGAGCTTTCCGGGAATCTTGGAGGGGAGATCGATATACAGATGGGAACCCTCGGCAAGGCACTCGGCAGCTTCGGGGCCTATGTCGCATCCAGCCGTGAAATTATAGATTACCTCACAAACAAAGCACGAAGTTTCATTTTTTCCACCTCCCTTCCCCCGGCGGCCCTGGCTGCTTCACTGGCAGCTCTCGATCTTGTCGATTCAACAGAAGGTGAGACGTTGCGGCTGCGCCTGGCGAACAATGCGCTCCTTTTCCGCGCTCTCCTGAATGAGAAGGGCTTCTGCACCATGGGGAGCGAAACCCAGATCGTTCCTGTTTTCGTTGGAGAGGCAGAAACTACAATGGAGTTTACAAGGCTCCTCCTGGACGAGGGGATATTTGTCCAGGGAATCAGACCGCCTACCGTTCCTGCCGGCAGTTGCCGCCTGCGATGCACCCTCATGGCAACCCATACCGAGCGGGATATCCATGAAGCTGCCGCAGCAATAGAGAAAGTGGGGAGGAGCCTCCGCGTCATTTGA
- a CDS encoding metallophosphoesterase, whose translation MSLFLLMFFLLYGGVHMYAFVKARSAIGFGVTSAWLIGIFMAVMVVAPVLVRLAEGQGHELLARSLAYTGYVWMGFLFLFFSLSLAIDLYHGLLLAVQKLTRTDLRSLYLSSRASFSAAVLWGGAVSIYGVFEARKIRSEKLVISTSKLPAGVDRLRIVQVSDVHLGLIVRDERIARIARVIAEAGPDLLVSTGDLVDGQIDGLTEIARMFGKISPRYGKYAVTGNHEFYAGLKSSLAITTVAGFRVLRGESVSLGEFLTVVGVDDPAVRHGSAFAGREEASLLAVLPRERFTLLLKHRPLIEPKSLGLFDLQLSGHVHKGQIFPFNLLTHLFYPVPVGLSRHEENSLLYVSRGTGTWGPPIRFLSPPEVTIIDLIRSS comes from the coding sequence ATGAGTCTGTTTCTACTGATGTTTTTCCTGCTCTATGGCGGGGTCCACATGTATGCATTCGTAAAAGCCAGAAGTGCCATAGGCTTCGGGGTCACGTCGGCATGGCTTATTGGAATTTTCATGGCAGTCATGGTAGTAGCTCCGGTTCTTGTGCGTCTTGCCGAAGGTCAGGGGCACGAACTCCTTGCCAGAAGTCTTGCCTACACCGGGTACGTCTGGATGGGCTTTCTCTTCCTCTTCTTTTCACTGTCTCTTGCCATCGATCTGTATCATGGCCTCCTGCTTGCTGTGCAGAAGCTGACTCGGACAGATTTGCGCTCGCTATATCTGTCGAGCAGGGCTTCCTTTTCGGCAGCAGTTCTCTGGGGCGGTGCTGTATCTATATACGGCGTTTTTGAAGCAAGAAAAATCAGATCCGAGAAGTTGGTTATCAGCACATCCAAGCTCCCGGCGGGAGTTGATCGGCTGAGGATTGTTCAGGTGTCCGACGTTCACTTGGGGCTCATCGTCCGGGACGAAAGGATTGCACGGATTGCAAGAGTCATTGCCGAGGCAGGGCCCGATCTTTTGGTCTCTACCGGTGATCTTGTAGACGGTCAAATCGACGGCCTCACGGAGATTGCCAGGATGTTCGGAAAAATAAGTCCCCGATACGGTAAATATGCAGTGACAGGTAATCATGAGTTTTATGCAGGACTGAAGTCTTCCTTGGCCATCACGACTGTGGCAGGTTTCCGGGTCCTTCGAGGGGAAAGTGTCTCTCTGGGGGAATTTCTTACGGTGGTGGGGGTGGATGACCCTGCAGTCCGCCATGGCAGTGCGTTTGCCGGGAGAGAGGAAGCTTCACTTCTCGCAGTGTTGCCGCGCGAGCGTTTCACTTTGCTTCTCAAACACCGACCCCTTATAGAGCCTAAGAGCCTTGGCCTGTTCGACCTCCAACTCTCCGGCCACGTTCACAAAGGCCAGATATTTCCTTTCAATCTGCTTACGCATCTCTTCTATCCGGTTCCCGTAGGGCTTTCACGACACGAGGAAAATTCCCTCCTTTACGTGAGTCGCGGTACCGGCACCTGGGGGCCTCCTATCCGTTTTCTGTCTCCTCCCGAAGTTACCATCATCGATCTCATACGTAGTTCCTGA
- a CDS encoding metallophosphoesterase family protein, translating to MTPRRFVIPDVHGCALTLERLLDRHLQLQKQDRLYFLGDLINRGARSREVLELIFDLIRRSFIVYCIRGNHEQMLLDACDTIEAFPLWLINGGYATLDSFNAHAPGDIPDRYLYFIASFPYYIELNDFILVHGSLNLDIPDPFTDTAAMLWGRNTPINLSRLTNRRIICGHTPYPVPVIKDSLKAEIITLDNGCVLRENSSLGGLTGLELNSMDLVLQENVD from the coding sequence ATGACTCCTCGCCGCTTCGTGATTCCCGATGTCCATGGATGTGCATTGACACTTGAGCGGCTGCTCGACCGACATCTTCAACTTCAAAAACAGGACCGGCTCTACTTTCTGGGTGATCTCATCAACCGTGGAGCGCGAAGCCGAGAGGTTCTTGAACTCATTTTTGACTTGATACGCCGCTCCTTTATCGTGTACTGCATCCGTGGAAATCACGAGCAGATGCTCCTCGATGCATGCGACACAATAGAAGCATTCCCTTTATGGCTGATTAATGGCGGCTACGCTACACTTGACAGCTTCAATGCTCATGCTCCCGGCGACATACCAGATCGCTACCTCTATTTTATAGCTTCTTTCCCCTATTACATCGAACTTAACGACTTCATATTGGTGCATGGGAGCCTCAATCTGGACATACCAGATCCTTTTACAGATACTGCGGCAATGCTTTGGGGGCGGAATACTCCCATCAACCTCAGTCGACTCACCAACCGCAGGATAATCTGCGGGCACACGCCATATCCGGTGCCTGTCATCAAGGATAGCCTCAAAGCTGAAATTATCACCCTCGACAATGGGTGTGTTTTGCGGGAGAACTCAAGCCTCGGCGGCTTGACGGGACTTGAACTTAACAGTATGGATCTTGTGTTACAGGAAAATGTTGACTAA